ACCCTGTCGCAGCAGATCAAGGCCCTGGAAACAGAACTGGGCATGCCGCTGTTTGACCGTGTGGGCAAACACGTGCAGCTCACGGAAGCAGGCAGTGTGTTCCTGCTGCATGCCCGGCAAATACTCCTCGATGTGGAGAAAGGCAAACAGGCGATAGAAGGGCTGCAAAATCTGCTCACCGGCGAGCTGCGTATCGGCGCCACCTATGCTTTTACTTCACTGCTGCTGCCGGCATTGACGTCCTTTCCGGAGAAATATCCTGGCCTGCGCATCTTTGTGCATTATGGCAACACGGAAGAACTGGAAAGGAAGCTGCGGTCGTCTGAACTGGATTTTGTCCTGGCGTTTCATCAGCTGACGCCGGGCAAAGAGTTTGAAAGCCAGGAGCTGTTTATCTCCAAAGTAGTGATGGCAGTCTCTAAAAAGCATCCTATGGCGCAACTGAAGGAGATCAACCTGAAAAGCCTGGACGGGATGGAGATGATCCTGGCCTCTAAAGGCTTTAGTTCCCGCGATTTCCTCAGTGAGGTGCTGGAGAAACACAAAGTGTACCCGGCTGTGAGAATTGAGCTCAATGATGTGCATGCATTGTTGTCCATGCTGGAAGGCGGGCATTGGGTAACGTTGCTGAATGAACGGGCGCTCAACGGCTGGAAAAACCTGGTGGCGGTGCCTATCGCTGGCAAAGCCTTGCTGCGCAAGGCTTATGTGCTCTGGCAGAAAGGGACTTACCGCAAAAAGGCGGCAGACCTCTTCGTGAAGGAGCTGTTAAAAAGCATAGAAAAACAAAAGCAGTAGTCCTTACTGTGCGTCCATCACCTGTAGTGCCCCGTACTTAAAATATTTATCAAAAGTGGTCAGGAAAGTATTGAGACTGGTAAATCCCAGCCGGTCCATAATGGTGGTCACCGGTGTGTTGCGGGTGCTCAGCATTTCAAAAGCTACGGCCATTTTTTCCTGTAATACCAGCTCCGGTATGGTCAGGTGGAACTCCTGCTCAAACGGGCGGCGTAGCAGCGCTTCTTCCACGCCAAATTTCTGTTGCAGCATTTTGTAGGTCAGTGGTTCATCAAGATGGTCCAGGATGTAGCGGAAAATCTCGTACAACTGCTGCCTTTTGGCTTCGTTCATCATAATGGGCGCCGGTGCTATCAGCCGCCGGGTGTAGTTGCCGTAGAAGTCGGCAGCATTGCGGCGAAAGAAACTATAGGCGCTGTTGCCGATGTATTTGGCCCGCAGGATACGGTCACGTATCAGGCGGCTCACAGGGTTTAGGAGGAATGGCGCCTTATGCAGCGGTTCTGTCACATTGGAAACCGGAATGGCAGCCAGTGCGCTCAGCAGGGGAAATTCCCGTGCCAGCTCTTTCAGGGCGTAAGGTTCTATATTGATATGAAAGCTGAGTGGTTGTGAAGAGCCAGGCAGTGGCGGTTCTTCAGCCGCCATAACGTTGAAGAGGCTGACTTCTTTTTCCAGCTGTTGGCGGTTGTTGATAGTGCCCCGCATACTCTCTACGTCGTCGTACGCGTGAAGGGTGATCACCTGGTACTGCGAGTAGTGGCGGAGCTGCACGCCCGGCCGCATCTGAATGCTGTGCACCCAGATAGAGAATTCACCGGCCCTGATGTTCTGATCAAGGATAGAGCCGTCTTTGTCTTCATGGTAATAAAACCGCGCATAGGGGATGAGTTGCCCCTGGAATGCAGCGGGAATGTCCTGGTGCGGCGTAAACGTCGTGTCATCCCTTTCGATGTACAGGATTTTGGTAGTTGATTTCATTTGGAAATGGTTTTGATCAGGACCTATTGCAGCAGCTTCATACTGTCTTCCGCCGGGTGCGCCGGGGCGGGCAGCAGTATGCCGGCCGGAAATGGTTCTCCGCCGGGGCTTGCGATGAATATCTTGTGAATGGCCGGGGAGGTGTCTATCACACCATGGGGACCATAATGGCGGGAGGCAATTGTCTTCAGTCCGGCAAGGGTTACGCTGGAAAAATAGAACTGCTTTTTGCGCCAGGCATCGGCCTCCTGTTCTGTAAAGCGCTGTACGTCAAATGTGCGGGCGCTGTCATTGTAAATGGCCTGTTGGCCCGGCTGCAGCACTATCTGCCGTCTGCCGGCGATCATACGGAGGGAGCCTTCGGTAAGGGATATACGAATATGACGGGGATCTTTGGTATTGACGTGAAAACTGGTGCCCAGTACCTGCACTGTGCTGTTGGGAAGTTGCAGTACAAATGGCTGGTTGGGATTGGCCGCTATCCGGAAGTAGGCTTCGCCCTTCAGGAATGTTTCCCGTACGGCCCTGGTGAAGCTGAAGGGAAACTTCAGTTCTGTGCCGGCATTGAGCCAGATTTCCGTGCCGTCTGCCAGCGTTACTTTATAGTGGCTTGCCTCCGGAACGGTCAGGGTATTGATGCCGGATGGCAGGTTAACGGCAGACTGCAGGGAGAGCATGCCTGCCTGTACGGCCAGTGGCTGCTGATCAATGGTGAGGACGGCCGGTGTGGCGGGCAACTGGTGAACAGTCCCGTCGGCCAGGGCCAGTGTGGCCACCGGCGACGCTGGCAATGATTCCGTATTGGCGGCTACGGTGACGCCATATCGACTATAAGCATACCAGTAAGCCGCAAATACTGCAAGGAATATGCTGACAGCGATGCCCCACCTGAACAGTGGCGGACGCACCGGCCCATCGGTAATGCTATAGGTATTGCGCCAGGGCGCGTGTTCCTGCAATTGCTTGCCGCTTTCAATCGTGTTCCACATTTCACGGGCTTCCGGTACTTCTTCCAGATAAGTGTCCAGTAATGCCTCATCGGCAGCCGAAATAATACCGGCTTTCTTTTCGGTCATTAACTGAAATATGGTCGTAAGATTTTTCATCAATCAATATAACAGAAATATTATCGGGGCGGGGTAGTTCAGAAGCGGATTTTTTCAAGCAGTTGCCGAAGCGTCTTCAGGGCGGAGGCCACGTGTTTTTTGACGGTTTCTTCGCTGATGTCCATCACAGCGGCAATTTCCTTGCGGGTTTTATGTTCCTGGTAGGCCAGCCGGAATACCTGCGACTGTTTCTGGGGCAACAGGTTGATGGCGCCTTCCAGCTGCGCACGCAGCTCATTCTTTTCCAACCGGCTGTCGGGAGTTATGTAGGGAGGATACTGCAGCCAGGAGAGCCGCTTCTTTCGGGTTTCGTCTTTTGAAATCCTGTTCAGGCAACGGTTTTTGATGCTCACAAAAAGAAAATTCTTCAGCGTGGGTATCGTGTTGAGGTCTATTCGCTTATATAAGGCCTGCTGCCAGAAATCGATAAAGAATTCCTGCACCAGCTCCTGGGCCTCTTCCTGGTCCTGGAGTATGGTCATGGCGGTAATCAATAACCACTCACGGTAAAGATGGTAGAAATGGTCAAAAGCTTCTACGCTACCGGTCTGTAGGGCCGCCAGTAATTCAATATCGTCATGATGGACATTCATGCTTTGTATGCAGTTAAGCTGCCGGGGGAGGGTATAAGCCCCGGAAATAGCTGTCCCGCGCTGGTTTTCATCATACAGTGTAATGATTGATTGGGTATCTGTTCCTGGCAAACATAATTTTCAGGTATATTCGATCTGTAACCGTCCGACGGATTTTCCGGAAGATAATGAATTTGTTAATCAATTGTTAATCGTACTTGGATTTACTAAACCGCTAACGAGCTGTTAACAAAAAATATAATAGATTGATATACATGTAGATATAAAAATTTAGAGGACGGAAACGGCCCATGGGAGGGTGGAAAAAAATACACAAATGAACAAAAAGAAATCCCTGTCTTAAAAAAGACAGGGACCAACGATTTTTATCACGGGAAGATTACTTTTTAGGCTTGCGTTTTTTAGGCTTACCATATTTCAGCATCATTTTATCCTTATGGCTGATCTTACGGTTCGTCTTCATATTTTTAGCCAGCTTCTGGTGGAAAGCGGGGCCGGCATCTTCGCGCTTGGGCGCCTTCACCAGCGTATTGCGCATAAATACTTTGGGTTTCTCATCTTCGGTCAGTACATCAGAAATCACCAGGTCTTCGGGTAAGGGCCTTTCGGGGATGCTATAGTTCATCAACCCCTCAATGGCAGCCAGTTCTTCTGTCTCCTGGTCTTTGGTCAGCAGAATGGCAATCCCCTTTTTATCTGCACGGCCGGTCCTCCCGATACGATGAATATAATTTTCCGGTACCTCCGGCGTGTCAAAGTTGATCACATGGCTTACCTCTGCAATGTCCAGTCCTCGGGCAATGATATCTGTCGCAATCAGGAAACGGTAAGCGCCTGCCTGGAACTGGTTTACGGTATTAAAACGATGGTTTTGTTCTTTATTGGAATGAATAACGCCCACTTTGTCCGGGAACTTGGCCTGTAACTGCTCATACAGGTCGTCTGCCAGTTTTTTCGTGCCCGCAAAAATGAGGGTTTTGACCATGGTCTCGTCCCGGGTGATGAGCAACTCCAGCAGATTGACCTTGGTATTGAAATTTGGCACCCGGTACAGCACCTGGTCAATGTTTTCCAGCGGCGTGCCTGTAGGTGCCGCTTCTATCATAACAGGATTGTTGAAATGCGTTTGTATCATCGCTTCCACCTCTTCTGTGATAGTGGCGGAGAACATCAGGTTTTGCCGGCGTTGCGGCAGCAGGTCCATAATGTTGGTCAGCTGCATCCGGAAACCCAGGTTCAGCATTTCATCTACTTCATCGATGATCAGTTTTTTGATGGACTTCACTTTGAGCGCGCCACTGAGAATAATATCGTATAGGCGTCCGGGTGTGGCCACCAGTATATCGACTTTGTCCTGCACCGCTGCCATCTGCGGATTCATGTTCACCCCGCCATATACGCCCATTACCTCCACACTCATATAAGTGGTCAGTTTTTTTATGGATTCCACTACCTGTACCACCAGCTCACGGGTAGGCACCATAATGAGCACCTGCGGATGTTTCTCTTTGGTAAACTTAAACTGCCGCAGCGTAGGCAGCAGGTAAGCAAAGGTTTTACCCGTACCGGTCTGGGCAATACCGCAAACATCCTGTCCGGACATGATCACGGAAAAGGCCCGTTGCTGTATGGTAGTAGGCTTTACAAAGCCCAGCTCGTCGAGTGCATTGCGTAAAGGTGTGTTCAGATTTAAATCCCCAAATGTCATGTTTCTACAAAATATGAACGGCGAAGGTAAACAATATTTTTGGCCTGTGGCTGTAAAGGCCCATTCCGCATGATTCCTGACAGCTTTTCGTTACATTTAAGCCAGCAAAATATTATTGGTATGAAGGATATACATGTTCAGGCAATACGCGTGCACGCCTACGGCGGATCAGATCAATTGCGCCTGGAAGAGGTGCCGGTACCGGCGCCGGGACCAGGGGAGGTGTTAATCAACATAGTGGCCAGCGGGGTTAATCCCATCGACTGGAAAATCAGGGAGGGCATGATGCAAAAACCATTGCCCTATATCCCGGGAGTGGAAGCTTCGGGTGTGGTAGTGGCCCTCGGCGAAGGGGTGACCGACAAGAAAGTGGGCCAGGCCGTATACGGCGCGGTAGACGGTTCCTACGCCGCCTGCGCGGTAGTGCCTTCGGAACAGTTGTTCCCCAAGCCCATGCATTTGTCCTTCGAGGAAGCTGCTGCCTGCGGTGGCGCTAAAACCGCCTGGGGCGCACTTTTCGATGTGGGCAAACTTACCAAAGGCCAACGGGTGCTTATTCATGCCGGCGCTGGAGGGGTAGGGCATTTCGCCGTGCAATTGGCATATCATGCCGGCGCGTACGTGATCGCCACCAGTTCAGCCGAAAATGCTGAATTCGTGAAATCCCTCGGTGCTTCTGAAGTGATTGACTACACGGCGGCGCCTTTTGAAACACAGGTCGCTGCCGTTGATGTGGTACTGGACACTGTCGGCGGTGACACACTTGACCGCTCCTATCAGCTGGTCAAACCCGGTGGTATGCTCTTATGCCTTGTGCAACAACCGTCGCAGGAAAAGGCCGCAGCAGCCGGTATCCGCGCGGTATGGGCAGGAACTAAAACACTGCATGCCATGCAGGAAGTGGCTAAATTGCTGGACAAAGACCTCATCAGGCCTTACGTCCGGAAAGTGTTTGTACCGTTGTCCAGCGCCGCTGCAGCACAGGACTATAGCCAGTTAGGCGGGCCGGGAAGAGGAAAGATCGTGTTGAAGATAGAGGAATAATCACTGCGCCCCATTCACCTCCTGCGCATCCGCCGCCGACCCGAATATCGTTTTCCGGTGTGCTGTGCCCCATGTATATAAAGCGTCAATCACCGGATTGAGCGTGTCGGCATAAGGCGTTAAGGTATATTCCACGCTCACGGGCTGACTGTCAAATACGCTGCGTTTGACCAGCTTATGTGCTTCCAGGTCTTTCAGCTCTTTGGACAATACTTTGGAGGTGATTTTCGGTATGTTCCTTTCGATGTCCCGGAAGCGTTTATGTCCCCGGGAAATGGCAATAATGATCGGTAATTTCCACTTGCCGTTGATCACGTCCAGCGCGTCCCGTACCGGCATGATCACGCCCAGGCAATCTTTGTGGTCTCCCGTTTCCATACATTTTTCTTTCGCTGTTAGGGCGAGGGGATGTTCTGCTGTTATATCTGCTCCCATACGATTTTTATATTTAGATATTTTTTTATGATTTAAATATTTATTATACATAATTGTTTGATGAATAAATATCTAAATGACAAAATGCTCAAATAAAGTCGGTAACTTTTTGTATAGCACTATCCTAAAGGTAACTGCTTACTTTTGGATAGCAAATATATTAACTTTGCAGGAGTTTCTTAAAATAAAGATGAATAAGATGAAAGTAGAAATATGGTCAGACATCATGTGCCCCTTTTGTTATATTGGCAAACGCAAATTTGAGGCGGCTTTGGACAAGTTCCCTGAAAAAGACAAGATAGAAGTAGAGTGGAAGAGCTTTCAGCTCAACCCCGACCTGAAATCCACGCCGGGAACAAATGTCTATGATTACCTGGCGGAACATAAAGGCATCTCCCGGGACCAATCCGTAAGAATGCACCAGCAGGTAACCCAGTCGGCCAGTGAAGTGGGACTGACCTATAACTTCGACAAGGCGGTGGTGGCCAACTCCTTCGATGCTCACCGGTTGATACAAATGGCAAAGGCTCAGAAACTGGGTGATGCGGCAGAAGAAAAACTCTTTATCGCTTATTTCACGGAAGGAAAAAATATCGCGGACCATGAAGTGCTGACAGACATCGGTGCGTCAATAGGCCTGGACCGCAAAGCGGTGGTGGATATGCTGGCGTCCGGCGAGTTTGCCGGCGAGGTAAACCTGGATGTGCGGGAAGCGGAACAGCTCGGCGCCCGTGGCGTGCCTTTCTTTGTACTGGACCGCAAATACGGCGTATCTGGCGCACAGCCGTCAGAAGCCTTTACACAAGCGCTTACGCAGGCGTTTGGCGAATGGCGCAAAACACAGCCACTCACAACGCTGGAAACAACGGAAGGGCCTTCCTGCGCACTGGACGGGACTTGTGATTAAGATCAGACCGGAGATGACATTATCTTATTAGCTTTGTTGTTCAAACTATCTGATTTATGTCGCTCCTTAAAAGGATCAACCCTTTCTCCAAACAAAATGACGAGACCGGCTTCGGTACCAATCCCAATGGTTACGGAGGCCGGTTCATTAACCGCGACGGCACCTTTAATATCCGCCGCGAAGGCCGCCCGTTCTGGGACCGGTTTAGCGTCTATCACACACTGCTCAACCTTCCGGCCTGGAAATTCACCTGCGTGATCCTCCTGTTTTATTTCTCGATCAATCTGTTGTACACCGGTATCTATTGGATGCTGGGGGTAGACCAGTTCCAGGGCATCATCGGGCAAACTCCCTGGATGCGATTAAAAGAGATTTTTTTCTTCAGCACGGAAACCTTTACCACAGTAGGTTATGGCAGGGTAAATCCCATTGGCGACGGTGCCAATATGGTGGCGGCCATCGAAGCCATGTCGGGCTTTCTCTCCTTTGCGGTGGCCACCGGTCTCATGTATGGCCGTTTCTCGAGGCCAAGGGCGCACCTCGTATTCAGTGACAATGCGCTGATCGGCCCCTATAAAGACATGACCGGCCTGATGTTCCGCTTCGCCTCCTATAAAGACAACCATACGCTCACCAATGTGGACGTAACAGTAACGATCGGTCTGCAGGTAATGGAGAACGGTACACCGGTATACAAATTCTACTCCCTGCCGCTGGAAAGAGGAAAAATAGAGAGCCTTTCCATGAACTGGACCGTCGTACATCCCATCGATGAAAACAGCCCGTTGCTGGGCTTTACCGCAGAAGACATGCGTAACGCTGACGTGGAGATTTATGTGCTGGTAAAAGGCTTTAACGATGTATACGCCAACACGGTATTGCAACGTACTTCCTACACCTATGAGGAGATACAGTTCAACCGCAAGTTTATTCCCATGTACCGGGAAAGTGAAAACGGCAGGACCACCATTCTGGAATTACACATGCTTAATAAATCCAGGGAAACAAACTGATTTACAGATTTTTTGATTTTGCGAATAAAAGCGAAGACCAAAGCGGTATCAGCTACCTGCTTTGGTCTTCGCTTTTATCAGTTTGGGAAATCAAAAAATCCCTAAATTTTTCTCCGGGAAATCATCAGCAGGCCGATATACGTAAAGGCGCCGTTAATGATCAGCAGTTCCAGTCCAATCTGGAACTGTTTGAACAGCACGGATTGATTGGTGTCCACCACGTAGCAGAGCAGTGGCGCCACCACACAAACGATCGGCACCAGGCGGTCGTTGACGGTCCGTTTGCTCAGGATGCCAAAGGCGAAGAGGCCAAGCAGCGGCCCGTAGGTATAAGTGGCCACTTTCAGGATCACGCCGATCATACTGGGGTTGTTCACCCATTCAAATACCATGACAAACAGCAGGAAGATAAATGCCATCATCAGGTGGATACGCTGACGTACCTTCTTTTTTCTGGCTTCGTCCCAGTCGCTGCGACGTTGTATGTCCAGGATGTCTATGCAGATAGATGAGGTGAGGGCCGTCATGGCGCCGTCAGCGCTGGGGAACAGCGCAGAGATCAGCGCAATGATGAAGATCACGGAGATCACCGGAGGCATGTGGCGCAGGGCCAGTTCAGGGAACAACGCATCGCCGCTGGCAGATACCTGTACTTGTGAGCCGTAGAGGTTCAACAGCCCCCCCAGGAACAGGAACAGGCCAATCACCACTAACATGATAAATGCCAGGGACACCATGTTTTTCTGGGAGTCGCGCAGGGTTTTAACAGAAATGTTTTTCTGCATCATCTCCTGGTCAAGGCCGGTCATGGTTATGGTGATAAACGCTCCGGCCAATATCTGTTTGACAAAAAACAGCTTGCTGTTGGGATCAAATTCGAAAATACGGGTAAGCCCTTTTTCCTGCATGGCGCTGATACTCTGGCCCATGTCCATGTGCATGGCATGCAGGATGTAAAATACGCAGATGATCAGGCCTGCCAGCATACAGGTGGTCTGCAGGGTGTCGGTATACACGATCGTCTTCACGCCGCCTTCATAGGTATATACCAGGATCATAAAGAGAATGATGAGGGTAGTAAGCCAGAAGGGGACCCCAAAGCTGGACAGGATGGCGTCTTGCAGGATACGCACCACCAGGTACAGCCGGGCGGTTGCCCCCAACGTACGTGACAGGATAAAGAAAGATGCCCCTGTTTTGTACGACATCACCCCAAAGCGCGTGTTCAGGTAGTTGTAAATGGAAGTCAGTTGCAGCCGGTAATAAAGCGGTATCAACACATAGGCAATGGTGATGTACCCGATAAAGTAACCCAGCGTGATCTGGAAATAGGTAAAGGCGTCTTTGCCAACCGCCCCCGGAACACTGACAAACGTAACACCGCTCAAAGAGGTGCCAATCATCCCGAACGCTACCAGCATCCAGTTACTGTTGCGGTTTCCGATAAAAAAGGAGTCATTGTTAGACCCACGGCCGGTGTACCAGGCGACAATCAGTAAAATAACAAAGTAAGCAACGACGAACGAAAATAATAATCCTGGTGACATAAATGAGTTTTAATCAAGACCGCACACAATATACAGTGCTAAATCACAAATATAACATCTTACCCTATTGAGTGTATGTATGTTGCAGGGGTGTTTTTTACACTATTAACCTTTGTTATGATTATTTGCTTTTGTCAAACAAAATAGTTGACTATGTCAAGTATTTTCGTATTTTTGGTTGAAATACAAATTTCTATGTCACCCAATGATACACTGATAGCGGATGTTCGCCATTTTAACCGCTTTTATACAGGCGTAGTGGGCCTGTTGGACCAGCACATCCTGGAAACCAAATATTCGCTTTCGGAAGTGCGGGTGTTATATGAGATCGGGGAGCAGGAAAAATGCACCTCCGGTCAATTGATCGCTGTGATGAAGATAGACGGGGGATACCTCAGTCGTATCCTGAAGAAATTTGAAACCGCCGGATTGATCACCCGGCAGCAGTCGCCCGCCGACGGCCGTACCTTCTTCCTGCAACTCACCGCTAAAGGAAGGAAAATGATGACCGGCCTCAATGAAAGATCATCGGAACAGATCCGTCAGATACTGGAACCACTGGAAATGTCCCAACGGCAACAGGTCACCGGCGCCATGAAAACCATCGAAACTGTCTTGTCAGGCAACAGCGCCGCGGCGCCAACTTCGGATATCCGTATCCGTTACGATCTGCAACCAGGCGATATCGGATACCTGATATACCTGCATGGAGAACTGTACGCGAAGGAGTGTGGCTATAACTTTGAATTTGAATCCTATGTGTGCAAAACGTTCCAGGATTTTCTCACCACCTACAACACCAACAAAGACAGGGTGTTTCTGGCCGTTGCGGACAACCGGATCGTGGGAGCGGTGGCCATACTGGGCTCTTCCCGTTACCTGGCCCAGCTGCGCTGGTTCATTGTGCATCCCGATTACCGGGGACGCGGACTGGGAAAACGCCTTTTTGCAGAAGCCATCGCCTTCTGCCGGGAGAAAAATTATCAGAACGTATATCTGATGACCACCAGCCTGCAAAACACTGCCATCGACATCTATAAAAAGGCAGGCTTCCGGAAAACGGGAGAGAAGTTCCTGCAGCTGTGGGGCCAGCAACAGTATGAACAACGGTATGATATGGACCTTACCCAATAGATATTTACAAATTACAAATTACGAATTACGAATTACGAATTACGAATGGAGGACCTCCTTATCGGTAGGTTACTAACTAACCTTTCCATTAAAGGATCCTCCATTCGTAATTCGTAATTCGTAATTTTTTAGGGATTATATAAACGTAGCAAAACTATCTGTCCCAAATGGTAGGCATCGTGTTCTGCGAGGCCCTGTAAATAATAAACGGCTTTTTTATCGGTGCCTGGAAAGGTATCAAACAGGGCTGCTTCCGGGAACTTACGGATAGTGGCGGCTATCTGGTCAAATGAGTGCTCCAGCCGGTGAATGGTGGCCTGCCAGTTTTCCTCCCCATGGTTTTCCGGCATATAAAAGTCCGGAAGGTCTCCGTCTTTTTCCGGCGGTTCGTTATGCATATACCGCTCTACCCGCTGATGCCAGAAGATAACATGGTTCACGATCTGCCAGATGTTATTGGAGCCGTTCAGGCTTTTTACGGCCTGACGTGCGTCTATCCGGGAAAGATGTTCCCTGAAAGTTACATCCAGCCAGGGTTTCCCATTGTATAACGCTTCTATGGAAGAAGCGAGGTGTTCTGTAAGCTGCATAATTCGTAATTTAACTTATTTGTCGGTATTTTTAAAGTAAAACCCAAACGTTATGAACCAAGTGGATCTGGAAACGAACAAGAACGAAGATGCCATGAGACTGGCCATCAGCACTATGAAACAGCGCCTCGGCACCATCGAACAGGGCGGCGGGAAAAAAAGCCTGGAGAAGGTCCGCCAACGGGGCAAGCTGACGGCCAGGGAACGGATTCAATATCTGATAGACAAAGACACTCCTTTTATTGAAATCGGCGCCTTTGCTGCCTATGAGATGTACCCCGAATACGGCGGTTGCCCCGCTGCCGGCACAGTTGGCGGCATCGGTTACGTAAGCGGCCGCCAGTGTATGATCGTGGCCAACGACATGACAGTAAAAGCCGGCGCCTGGTTTCCCATGACGGGCAAAAAGAACCTGCGCTTACAGGAAATAGCCATGGAGAACCATCTCCCGGTCATCTACCTGGTAGACAGCGCCGGCGTGTTCCTGCCCATGCAGGATGAAATATTCCCTGACAAGGAACACTTTGGCCGCATCTTCCGTAACAACGCCCGCATGAGCGCCATGGGCATCACCCAGATAGCGGCCGTAATGGGCAGTTGTGTGGCGGGCGGCGCCTATCTCCCCATTATGAGCGATGAAGTGCTGATGGTGGAAGGCAACGGCTCTATCTTTCTCGCCGGCCCGTACCTTGTAAAGGCGGCTATCGGTGAAGACGTAGATGCGGAAACGTTAGGTGGCGCTGTTACCCATACCGAAATCTCCGGTATCGCCGATTACAAATTCAAAACAGACGAAGAATGCCTCGATCAGATAAAACGGATCGTCAGCAAAATAGGGCAGGGGCCCACTGCCGGATTTGACCGCATCGCGCCGGTGGCGCCGGCACAGCCCGAAGCAGAACTGCACGCCGTGCTGCCGTCAGACAGTTCCCGTCCGTATGACATGCTCGACATCATCCGCCGCATCGTGGACGATTCCGCTTTTGATCAATACAAACAGGACTATGGTAAAAGCATCCTTTGCGGTTACGCCCGCATCGACGGCTGGGCGGTAGGCATCGTGGCCAACCAGCGTAAAATAGTGAAGAGCCGCAAAGGCGAATTACAGATGGGCGGCGTTATCTACAACGACAGCGCCGACAAGGCTGCCCGCTTCATCATGAACTGCAACCAGAAAAAAATACCGCTGGTGTTCCTGCAGGACGTAACCGGCTTCATGGTCGGCAGCCGCAGCGA
This sequence is a window from Chitinophaga varians. Protein-coding genes within it:
- a CDS encoding bifunctional helix-turn-helix transcriptional regulator/GNAT family N-acetyltransferase, with translation MSPNDTLIADVRHFNRFYTGVVGLLDQHILETKYSLSEVRVLYEIGEQEKCTSGQLIAVMKIDGGYLSRILKKFETAGLITRQQSPADGRTFFLQLTAKGRKMMTGLNERSSEQIRQILEPLEMSQRQQVTGAMKTIETVLSGNSAAAPTSDIRIRYDLQPGDIGYLIYLHGELYAKECGYNFEFESYVCKTFQDFLTTYNTNKDRVFLAVADNRIVGAVAILGSSRYLAQLRWFIVHPDYRGRGLGKRLFAEAIAFCREKNYQNVYLMTTSLQNTAIDIYKKAGFRKTGEKFLQLWGQQQYEQRYDMDLTQ
- a CDS encoding sodium:solute symporter, encoding MSPGLLFSFVVAYFVILLIVAWYTGRGSNNDSFFIGNRNSNWMLVAFGMIGTSLSGVTFVSVPGAVGKDAFTYFQITLGYFIGYITIAYVLIPLYYRLQLTSIYNYLNTRFGVMSYKTGASFFILSRTLGATARLYLVVRILQDAILSSFGVPFWLTTLIILFMILVYTYEGGVKTIVYTDTLQTTCMLAGLIICVFYILHAMHMDMGQSISAMQEKGLTRIFEFDPNSKLFFVKQILAGAFITITMTGLDQEMMQKNISVKTLRDSQKNMVSLAFIMLVVIGLFLFLGGLLNLYGSQVQVSASGDALFPELALRHMPPVISVIFIIALISALFPSADGAMTALTSSICIDILDIQRRSDWDEARKKKVRQRIHLMMAFIFLLFVMVFEWVNNPSMIGVILKVATYTYGPLLGLFAFGILSKRTVNDRLVPIVCVVAPLLCYVVDTNQSVLFKQFQIGLELLIINGAFTYIGLLMISRRKI
- a CDS encoding acyl-CoA carboxylase subunit beta; its protein translation is MNQVDLETNKNEDAMRLAISTMKQRLGTIEQGGGKKSLEKVRQRGKLTARERIQYLIDKDTPFIEIGAFAAYEMYPEYGGCPAAGTVGGIGYVSGRQCMIVANDMTVKAGAWFPMTGKKNLRLQEIAMENHLPVIYLVDSAGVFLPMQDEIFPDKEHFGRIFRNNARMSAMGITQIAAVMGSCVAGGAYLPIMSDEVLMVEGNGSIFLAGPYLVKAAIGEDVDAETLGGAVTHTEISGIADYKFKTDEECLDQIKRIVSKIGQGPTAGFDRIAPVAPAQPEAELHAVLPSDSSRPYDMLDIIRRIVDDSAFDQYKQDYGKSILCGYARIDGWAVGIVANQRKIVKSRKGELQMGGVIYNDSADKAARFIMNCNQKKIPLVFLQDVTGFMVGSRSEHAGIIKDGAKLVNAVSNSVVPKITIIIGNSYGAGNYAMCGKAYDPRFIFAWPSAKIAVMGGEQAAKTLLQIQVASLKAKGQEITPDEEARLLKEITDKYNSQTTPYYAAARLWVDDIIDPADTRRHVSECIKAANNAPVEQPFNVGVFQV
- a CDS encoding DinB family protein, which gives rise to MQLTEHLASSIEALYNGKPWLDVTFREHLSRIDARQAVKSLNGSNNIWQIVNHVIFWHQRVERYMHNEPPEKDGDLPDFYMPENHGEENWQATIHRLEHSFDQIAATIRKFPEAALFDTFPGTDKKAVYYLQGLAEHDAYHLGQIVLLRLYNP
- a CDS encoding ion channel encodes the protein MSLLKRINPFSKQNDETGFGTNPNGYGGRFINRDGTFNIRREGRPFWDRFSVYHTLLNLPAWKFTCVILLFYFSINLLYTGIYWMLGVDQFQGIIGQTPWMRLKEIFFFSTETFTTVGYGRVNPIGDGANMVAAIEAMSGFLSFAVATGLMYGRFSRPRAHLVFSDNALIGPYKDMTGLMFRFASYKDNHTLTNVDVTVTIGLQVMENGTPVYKFYSLPLERGKIESLSMNWTVVHPIDENSPLLGFTAEDMRNADVEIYVLVKGFNDVYANTVLQRTSYTYEEIQFNRKFIPMYRESENGRTTILELHMLNKSRETN